The Geoanaerobacter pelophilus nucleotide sequence TGAGTTTCGCCCAGGATGGCTCCCAACGGTGTTACTTCGTGAGCCGTCCCCAGCTCGTTTCAACGATTCTTTCTCAACTTGCCGCAGGTGAGCCGGTCACGCGCAAAACTAAGGAAGAGATTGACCAGGAGAAACGTTCTGGAGGTGCTTGCTGTGTCAAATGAAACCAAGTCACCTCTCTTTGAGCACGACCATACAGAGAAACCTGTGTTTCTTGCTGGCAACATGCTGGAAGCCGCCAGACTTCAGAAGAATTTACCATCGCTGACAGTGCCACATGGTTGCCTATTAGATTTTGACGGCGAACTGGTGGACTTTTTACTGATGACTGGGGCAACAACACACGAACCTGCCTGGCCCTGTTTCCATACTCGCCTTTACCGCTGGTCTGTTGACGGAACAGAGTACGGGATTATCGGTGGCACTGTCGGGGCATCATTCTCGGTGCTTGTAGCAGAAGAACTCTTCGCTTTGGGGTGCAGGGCACTTGTAACTATCTCATCAGCCGGACTCATTGCCGAACAGTTCCAGACACCCTTGTTTTTGCTAATTGAGCAGGCGTTGCGTGATGAAGGAACAAGTTATCACTATCTGCCGCCCGAGCGTTATGCACAGGCATCATCACCGTTGCTGGAGGCAGTAGCCCGACGATTGAATGATGCTGGTCTCCAGTGTATCCGTGGCAAATCCTGGACAACCGATGCACCATTCCGCGAGACACAGAAGCTGATTTCAGCACGACGAGATGAAGGTATCATTTCCGTGGAAATGGAAGCTGCCGCCTTACTAGCTATGGGCACGGCCCTCAACAAGCCAGTCATCTGTTTCGCTCACATTACAAATTCCATGGCCACTCGTGACGATGACTTTGAAAAGGGTGGTGACGACGGCCATGAAACAGCATTGAAAGTCTGTGCCTTGGCTCTATCCGCATTATTGGAACATAACTGAATTTATATCTGGAGGTTTCCATGTTGAAACTGGTCGTATTTCACACCGGAAGTAAGGGTTGAACAAGTTGCGCCATGGCTACAGGTGTAGCCAATAAGATGAAAGCTCACTTCGGTGAGGTGATAGACGTAGCGATACATCTGATTGATTCTCCTGAAGCTGCCAACTATGTGCTGAGAGCAGCAACAACCGTCTTTCTTAACGACGCATGGGTTCCACTGGATATCGCCACATCCGCAGGCAGAATGCAGGAGTATCTTGAACAGGCGCTGGCCAGTGAGGGTGCGCATGAAGGTTCGTGACAGCGGCATGCCGGATGAGGAAATGTGGGACGGTTTTTTTGAACCGGCCAAAGTGCTGGCCACGTTTGGTCTCGACCGTGGTCTTCAGGACTTGGTTGAATTTGGTTGCGGCTATGGCACCTTCACTCTGGCCGCTGCTGCGATTGTTTCAGGCACCGTTCATGCCCTGGACATCGAACCGGAGATGACAAACGTCGTTCAGCAGAAGTGCCGAGATGCCGGAGTACACAATGTGGAAGTAACGCTACGCGACTTCGTGGCCACCGGCACCGGCCTTGCCGAAAACTCCATGGATGCGGCGTTGCTCTTCAATATCCTGCACCATGAAGAACCGGTAGCGTTGATGAAGGAGGCGCTGCGTGTGCTCAAGCCGAATGGCATGCTGGCGGTGATTCACTGGAACTATGACCCGTCAACACCGCGTGGCCCAGCAATGGAAATCCGCCCTCGACCGGAACAGTGCATCGAATGGGGGAAGGAAGCCGGATTCCGCTTTAAGGAGCAGAATCGCTTTGAACTGCCACCGTACCATTA carries:
- a CDS encoding nucleoside phosphorylase; translated protein: MSNETKSPLFEHDHTEKPVFLAGNMLEAARLQKNLPSLTVPHGCLLDFDGELVDFLLMTGATTHEPAWPCFHTRLYRWSVDGTEYGIIGGTVGASFSVLVAEELFALGCRALVTISSAGLIAEQFQTPLFLLIEQALRDEGTSYHYLPPERYAQASSPLLEAVARRLNDAGLQCIRGKSWTTDAPFRETQKLISARRDEGIISVEMEAAALLAMGTALNKPVICFAHITNSMATRDDDFEKGGDDGHETALKVCALALSALLEHN
- the tsoX gene encoding HSGNPxU motif (seleno)protein TsoX, translating into MLKLVVFHTGSKGUTSCAMATGVANKMKAHFGEVIDVAIHLIDSPEAANYVLRAATTVFLNDAWVPLDIATSAGRMQEYLEQALASEGAHEGS
- a CDS encoding class I SAM-dependent methyltransferase → MKVRDSGMPDEEMWDGFFEPAKVLATFGLDRGLQDLVEFGCGYGTFTLAAAAIVSGTVHALDIEPEMTNVVQQKCRDAGVHNVEVTLRDFVATGTGLAENSMDAALLFNILHHEEPVALMKEALRVLKPNGMLAVIHWNYDPSTPRGPAMEIRPRPEQCIEWGKEAGFRFKEQNRFELPPYHYGLLFRKPFT